One part of the Ornithodoros turicata isolate Travis chromosome 2, ASM3712646v1, whole genome shotgun sequence genome encodes these proteins:
- the LOC135384645 gene encoding piggyBac transposable element-derived protein 3-like codes for MPPKRKAARRPTALSLNDALDLLQNNNEDVQAIYIEPPDANVNSDEDSAEEDEGGLLDNLSGRQLRAGAEVVLSDRSRIGGTADDEISADKATGHTPATGGGRKSRRKAQRQTTWSNKDLPSSGTIFPAPDYSALRGKSALDVFETFFDDQIVSFLAQQTRQYALFKNEPDPQITEDEIKVFIAILILSGYNTVPGKRRYWESREDVRNEMVYGAIRRDRFLQIMKYIHCADNTDLDSRDKMAKLRPLMELLQKKFAEHLRPEQCMDYDECMIAYYGRHGCKQFIRGKPIRFGYKVWCLNTPDGYLVDFDVYQGKNPHAKPGYEEQFGKAASPLVQMLDRLPKDIQDLPLRLYFDNLFTGVNLMISLKSRGYGATGTVRENRVPKGCPLTSCGEMKKKTRGTYEFVQSEEDGVLITRWVDNSVVTGMSTCHGVQPVEKASRYSQSEKKRISVPRPALFAEYNKFMGGTDRMDENVSLYRIAVRGKKWWWPIFTWLVDVVVHNAWLVLRKSGTDIRQLEFRRQIVLTYLTRYKNAPKGPGRTRISKESSSGSRVSDNIRYDRLDHLVLSTPEKRRLRCAEENCTSQVRTKCAKCNVGLCIDCFVPFHTAPR; via the exons ATGCCACCGAAAAGAAAAGCTGCGCGTCGTCCCAC AGCACTGTCACTGAATGACGCGCTTGACCTCTTGCAAAACAACAACGAAGACGTTCAAGCTATCTATATCGAGCCTCCTGATGCAAATGTGAATTCAGATGAGGACTCGGCTGAAGAAGACGAAGGAGGCCTGTTGGACAACCTCAGTGGGCGACAGCTGCGGGCTGGTGCAGAAGTTGTGCTGTCAGACCGCTCGCGTATCGGAGGTACCGCTGATGACGAGATCTCTGCGGACAAGGCCACAGGCCATACCCCTGCAACCGGTGGAGGGCGCAAGTCACGCCGCAAGGCGCAGCGACAGACTACATGGTCAAACAAAGACCTGCCGTCCAGTGGAACTATTTTTCCAGCACCAGATTATTCAGCGCTACGGGGCAAAAGCGCGCTAGATGTTTTCGAAACGTTTTTTGACGACCAGATAGTTTCGTTCCTAGCCCAACAAACACGGCAGTACGCGCTGTTCAAAAATGAACCAGACCCTCAAATCACCGAGGATGAAATCAAAGTGTTTATTGCCATCCTCATCCTGAGTGGCTATAACACTGTGCCGGGAAAACGTCGCTACTGGGAGTCCAGAGAGGATGTGCGAAATGAGATGGTGTACGGTGCTATCCGACGTGACAGATTTCTTCAGATTATGAAGTACATCCACTGTGCTGACAACACAGACCTAGACAGCAGGGATAAGATGGCAAAATTGCGGCCTCTCATGGAGCTGCTGCAAAAGAAATTTGCAGAACATCTTAGGCCTGAACAGTGCATGGACTACGACGAGTGCATGATCGCCTACTACGGACGACATGGATGTAAGCAATTCATAAGGGGGAAACCAATACGGTTTGGCTACAAAGTTTGGTGTTTGAACACTCCAGACGGCTATTTGGTAGATTTCGATGTCTATCAAGGAAAGAACCCACATGCAAAGCCTGGGTATGAGGAGCAGTTTGGTAAAGCTGCTTCTCCACTGGTGCAGATGCTTGACAGGCTCCCTAAAGATATACAAGATCTGCCACTGAGATTGTATTTTGATAATTTGTTTACTGGCGTAAACCTTATGATTAGCTTGAAGTCGCGGGGCTATGGAGCAACTGGGACCGTTCGTGAAAATCGTGTGCCAAAAGGTTGCCCACTAACTAGCTGcggagaaatgaaaaagaagacaCGCGGAACATATGAGTTTGTGCAAAGCGAGGAAGACGGTGTGCTAATTACACGGTGGGTGGATAACTCTGTGGTTACTGGGATGTCGACATGCCACGGAGTACAGCCTGTGGAAAAAGCGTCACGCTATTCTCAGtccgaaaagaaaagaatatcTGTCCCACGACCAGCTCTCTTCGCGGAGTACAATAAGTTCATGGGAGGGACGGATCGCATGGATGAAAATGTTTCGTTGTACCGAATTGCAGTCCGTGGAAAGAAGTGGTGGTGGCCCATCTTCACGTGGCTCGTAGACGTCGTCGTCCATAACGCCTGGCTTGTCCTTCGAAAGTCCGGGACTGACATCAGGCAATTAGAGTTTCGCCGACAAATAGTCTTGACGTACCTGACACGGTACAAGAACGCACCGAAGGGACCGGGCCGCACACGGATTTCGAAAGAAAGTTCCTCGGGAAGCAGGGTGTCAGACAACATCCGTTACGATAGGCTCGACCATCTTGTGCTTTCGACTCCAGAAAAAAGGAGGCTGCGTTGTGCGGAAGAAAATTGCACCAGTCAAGTTCGCACGAAATGCGCTAAGTGTAACGTAGGTCTCTGCATTGACTGCTTTGTGCCGTTCCACACAGCACCCCGATGA